In Hwangdonia lutea, a single window of DNA contains:
- a CDS encoding trans-sulfuration enzyme family protein, which translates to MSKKQFETEAIRTQINRTEFLEHSSPLYLTSSFVFEDAEDMRASFSEEKQRNIYSRFTNPNTSEFVDKICKMEGAESGYAFATGMAAVFSTFAALLNSGDHIVSARSIFGSTHTLFTKFLPKWNIETSYFNINKPETIESLITLNTKILFAESPTNPAVDIIDLELLGSIAKKHNLILIIDNCFATPYLQQPIKFGAHLVIHSATKLIDGQGRVLGGVTVGDADLMREVYLFARNTGSALSPFNAWTLSKSLETLAVRVDKHCENALKVAEFLETHEKVNWVKYPFLKSHPQYEVAKKQMKLGGNIVAFEVKGGIEAGREFLNALKMCSLSANLGDTRTIVTHPASTTHSKLSEADRLEASITDGLVRVSVGLEHADDVIADLGQALN; encoded by the coding sequence GTGAGTAAAAAACAATTTGAAACCGAAGCCATTAGAACGCAAATAAACCGCACCGAGTTTTTAGAGCATTCGAGTCCGTTGTACCTAACATCTAGCTTTGTGTTTGAAGACGCCGAAGACATGCGCGCCTCCTTTAGCGAGGAAAAACAGCGCAATATTTACAGCCGTTTTACAAACCCAAATACCTCGGAATTTGTCGATAAAATTTGTAAAATGGAAGGTGCCGAAAGCGGATATGCCTTTGCCACAGGAATGGCGGCGGTGTTTTCAACCTTTGCGGCACTGTTAAATAGTGGCGACCATATTGTTTCGGCGCGGTCTATTTTTGGTTCAACCCATACACTTTTCACTAAGTTTTTACCAAAATGGAATATTGAAACCAGTTATTTTAATATCAATAAACCCGAGACCATTGAAAGCTTAATTACACTGAACACCAAAATTTTATTTGCCGAATCACCCACCAATCCCGCGGTAGATATTATCGACTTGGAGCTGTTGGGTAGCATTGCCAAAAAGCACAATTTAATTTTAATAATCGATAATTGTTTTGCCACGCCGTACTTGCAACAACCTATAAAATTTGGTGCGCATTTGGTTATTCATTCCGCCACCAAATTAATCGACGGCCAAGGTCGTGTTTTAGGCGGCGTAACGGTTGGCGACGCCGATTTAATGCGCGAGGTTTATTTGTTTGCTCGAAACACGGGGTCCGCTTTATCGCCATTTAATGCGTGGACACTTTCTAAAAGTTTGGAAACCCTAGCGGTAAGAGTCGATAAGCATTGCGAAAACGCTTTAAAAGTTGCTGAGTTTTTAGAAACACATGAAAAAGTGAATTGGGTAAAATATCCGTTTTTAAAATCGCATCCGCAGTACGAAGTCGCTAAAAAACAAATGAAACTTGGTGGCAATATTGTTGCTTTTGAAGTTAAAGGCGGCATTGAGGCCGGTCGTGAATTTTTAAATGCCCTTAAAATGTGTTCATTATCTGCCAATTTAGGCGATACCCGAACCATTGTAACGCATCCGGCAAGCACGACACATAGTAAACTTTCTGAAGCCGATAGGTTGGAAGCCAGTATTACCGACGGTTTGGTTCGTGTTTCGGTGGGCTTAGAGCATGCCGATGATGTTATTGCGGATTTGGGGCAGGCTTTAAATTAA
- the thrA gene encoding bifunctional aspartate kinase/homoserine dehydrogenase I, translating into MKHPLQHITIKVFETENKTQIPEIKLSYQVFGKPIGTAPIVLVNHALTGNSNVAGEDGWWKDLIGDGKIIDTKLYTILAFNIPGNGFDGFVIENYKDFVAKDMANLFLIGLKTLKIDKLFAVIGGSLGGGIAWEMAAIKPDLTQHLIPVATDWKSTDWLIANCQIQEQFLLNSKNPVHDARMHAMLCYRTPESFKERFQRSKNDDLEIFNVESWLLHHGNKLQERFQLSAYKLMNQLLKTIDVTKNRKNDFNVLENIKGNIHIIGVDSDLFFTAEENRQTHKQLAVTNPNVTYNEINSVHGHDAFLIEYEQLEKIIEGIFVPNSKKKKMKVLKFGGKSLANGDGLQKVLSIIENKVNDGEKIAVVVSARGHATDELEAILNKAIKGEDYKALLQTFKAYQKKPLKTIDFSEEFAILDKLFEGVSLLRDYSQKTKDEILAQGELLSAKLVSALLIERGVKANATDSRTLIKTDENFGNAQPISQQTKDNVRNYFKQHNGETVNIITGFIASNSKGETTTLGRNGSNYSAALLANHLDAEELQNYTHVNGIYTANPDLVADAQKIRELSFSEANELANFGTTVLHAKTIIPLVEKNISLRILNTFNPDDEGTLISAKPSSKEVTSLSVLDNVALLNLEGRGLLGKIGVDARIFRALSDHGISVSIISQGSSERGIGLIIDAEKATQAVIALEREFENDFYSQDVNKIEVIDDVSVISIIGIELSSFHKPFNALIKNQITPLLFNNTVTGRNVSLVVKKDQLHKAVNVIHGEVFGISKKINIAIFGHGGVGGALINQILKSKDDIEKRKGISLNVFAIANSRKLLLNKNGVDANWQDDLKSTLQESAIAPIIAFAKSHHLENLIAVDNTASSDFYQNYIPLVEAGFDLVSSNKIANTISHDFYSNLRVQLKEHNKEYLYETTVGAGLPLIDTIKLLHESGENITRIRGVFSGTLSYLFNNFSVEDKPFSEIIQETIDKGFTEPDPREDFSGNDVARKLLILARELDLQNEFEDVEVLNLIPEAYQNISVESFLSQLNVLDEQYQKIKDEQKPGHVLRYVGDLSGDLSQDKGNLEVKLVSIPEDSTLGHVKGSDAIFEIFTESYGEQPIVIQGAGAGAEVTARGVFGDILRLSKHIN; encoded by the coding sequence TTGAAACACCCATTGCAACATATCACCATTAAGGTTTTTGAAACTGAGAATAAGACTCAAATCCCTGAAATTAAATTAAGCTATCAAGTGTTTGGTAAGCCTATAGGTACGGCTCCCATAGTATTGGTGAATCATGCTTTAACAGGGAATAGCAACGTTGCTGGGGAAGATGGCTGGTGGAAAGATTTAATAGGCGATGGTAAAATTATCGATACCAAACTTTATACTATTTTGGCCTTTAATATTCCGGGTAACGGTTTTGATGGGTTTGTTATTGAAAACTACAAGGATTTTGTAGCAAAAGATATGGCCAACTTATTTTTAATAGGCCTTAAAACTTTAAAAATCGATAAACTATTTGCCGTTATTGGCGGCTCTTTAGGCGGTGGCATTGCCTGGGAAATGGCTGCCATAAAGCCCGACTTAACACAGCATTTAATTCCTGTGGCTACCGACTGGAAATCTACCGATTGGTTAATCGCCAATTGCCAGATTCAAGAGCAATTTTTGTTAAATTCTAAAAATCCAGTCCACGATGCCCGTATGCATGCCATGTTGTGCTATCGTACGCCGGAATCTTTTAAAGAGCGCTTTCAACGTTCAAAAAATGACGATTTAGAGATTTTCAATGTCGAAAGTTGGTTGTTGCATCACGGGAATAAATTGCAGGAACGGTTTCAGTTATCGGCTTATAAATTAATGAATCAGTTGTTAAAAACCATTGATGTTACAAAAAACAGAAAAAACGATTTTAATGTTTTAGAGAATATCAAAGGCAACATACATATTATTGGCGTTGATTCCGATTTGTTTTTTACAGCTGAAGAAAACAGGCAAACCCATAAGCAATTGGCGGTTACAAACCCCAATGTTACTTATAACGAAATTAACTCGGTGCATGGGCACGATGCGTTTTTAATAGAATACGAGCAATTGGAAAAAATAATAGAAGGCATTTTTGTGCCAAATTCTAAAAAGAAAAAAATGAAAGTATTAAAGTTTGGAGGAAAATCTTTAGCAAACGGAGACGGGTTACAAAAAGTGCTTTCCATTATTGAAAATAAAGTAAATGATGGCGAGAAAATAGCCGTGGTGGTTTCGGCAAGAGGCCATGCCACGGATGAGTTGGAAGCTATTTTAAATAAAGCCATAAAAGGTGAAGATTACAAGGCATTATTGCAAACCTTTAAAGCCTATCAAAAAAAACCTTTAAAAACCATTGATTTTTCTGAAGAATTTGCCATCCTCGATAAATTGTTTGAAGGTGTAAGTTTATTGCGCGATTATAGTCAAAAAACTAAAGATGAGATTTTAGCTCAAGGTGAATTGTTATCGGCTAAATTGGTGTCGGCTTTATTAATTGAAAGAGGTGTTAAGGCGAACGCCACAGACTCCAGAACTCTGATAAAAACCGATGAAAATTTCGGGAATGCCCAACCCATTTCGCAGCAAACCAAAGACAATGTTCGAAATTATTTTAAGCAACATAATGGCGAAACCGTTAATATTATAACGGGTTTTATTGCTTCAAATTCAAAAGGCGAAACCACAACTTTGGGTAGAAATGGCAGTAATTATTCGGCTGCTTTGTTAGCCAATCATTTAGATGCCGAAGAGCTTCAAAACTACACACATGTTAATGGTATTTATACGGCAAACCCCGATTTGGTTGCCGATGCCCAAAAGATTAGGGAGCTATCTTTTAGCGAAGCCAACGAGTTAGCTAATTTCGGAACCACCGTTTTACACGCTAAAACCATCATTCCCTTAGTCGAAAAAAATATCAGTCTTCGTATTTTAAACACCTTTAATCCCGACGACGAAGGCACGCTAATTTCAGCAAAGCCAAGTTCCAAAGAAGTAACGTCGCTCTCGGTTTTAGATAACGTGGCGTTGTTAAATTTAGAAGGCCGTGGCTTACTAGGGAAAATAGGCGTCGACGCCAGAATTTTTAGAGCGTTGAGCGACCATGGCATTAGCGTAAGCATTATTTCACAAGGGTCTTCAGAACGTGGTATCGGGCTTATTATTGATGCTGAAAAAGCCACCCAAGCCGTTATTGCCCTTGAGCGTGAGTTTGAGAACGATTTTTATTCGCAAGATGTTAATAAAATTGAAGTGATTGACGATGTATCGGTTATTTCCATTATTGGTATCGAGTTGAGTTCGTTCCACAAGCCATTCAATGCGTTGATTAAAAACCAAATTACGCCGTTGTTGTTCAACAATACAGTAACTGGCAGAAATGTAAGTTTGGTGGTTAAAAAAGATCAGTTACATAAGGCCGTTAATGTGATTCACGGTGAGGTTTTCGGCATTTCAAAAAAGATAAATATTGCCATTTTTGGTCACGGTGGCGTTGGTGGCGCATTGATAAATCAGATTTTAAAATCGAAAGATGATATTGAAAAACGAAAAGGCATCAGCCTTAATGTGTTTGCCATTGCCAATTCCCGAAAATTGCTTTTAAATAAAAATGGTGTTGATGCCAATTGGCAAGATGATTTAAAATCGACATTACAAGAAAGCGCGATTGCCCCTATAATTGCATTCGCAAAATCGCATCATTTGGAAAATTTAATTGCGGTTGATAATACGGCAAGTTCAGATTTTTATCAAAATTATATTCCGTTGGTTGAAGCTGGTTTCGATTTGGTATCGTCAAACAAAATAGCCAATACCATTTCGCACGATTTTTATTCCAACTTGAGAGTTCAATTAAAAGAGCACAATAAAGAATATTTATACGAAACGACTGTTGGAGCAGGTTTACCTTTAATTGATACCATTAAATTACTGCACGAATCAGGAGAAAATATCACCAGAATAAGAGGTGTGTTTTCGGGAACGTTGAGCTATTTGTTCAATAATTTTTCAGTGGAAGACAAGCCGTTTAGCGAAATTATTCAAGAAACCATTGACAAAGGATTTACAGAACCCGACCCGAGAGAAGATTTTTCAGGAAACGACGTGGCAAGAAAATTATTGATTTTAGCCAGAGAATTGGATTTGCAAAATGAATTTGAAGATGTTGAGGTGTTAAATTTAATACCGGAAGCGTATCAAAATATTTCTGTGGAATCATTTTTAAGTCAGTTGAATGTTTTAGATGAGCAATATCAAAAGATAAAAGACGAGCAAAAACCAGGACATGTATTAAGATATGTTGGCGATTTGTCGGGCGATTTGTCGCAAGACAAAGGGAATCTTGAAGTAAAATTGGTATCCATTCCAGAAGATAGTACATTGGGACATGTAAAAGGGAGTGATGCTATTTTTGAGATTTTCACTGAAAGTTACGGCGAGCAACCTATAGTAATCCAAGGCGCAGGAGCAGGTGCAGAAGTTACGGCACGAGGCGTTTTTGGAGATATTTTGAGGTTATCAAAACACATTAATTAA
- a CDS encoding O-acetylhomoserine aminocarboxypropyltransferase/cysteine synthase family protein has product MSTQKLATNALHAGHDVTTNAGTRAVPIYQTTSYVFNNSDHAANLFSLKELGFIYTRLNNPTNQILQERLAAVEGGVGAVVFASGASAISTGLLTLLKAGDHIVASSSLYGGTFNLLNVTLPRLGITTTFVDPSNPENFAEAVQDNTRAFFAESLGNPKLDVLDLEAISEHSKAAGVPFIVDNTVATPVLLNPLKHGADIVIHSLTKYIGGQGTSIGGAIIDGGTFNWANGKFPEFTEPSAGYHGLKYYETLGAASYVFKLILEGLRDFGGALSPTNAFNILQGLETLPVRIKQHSENALELAKWLEAQDEVAWVNYPGLASSKYKKLADKYLPKGQSSIVTFGHKGGFDAAKKIADNTKLFSIVANIGDTKSLIIHPASTTHQQLDEAEQASAGVSSDLIRLSVGIEDIDDLKADLTAAFKTV; this is encoded by the coding sequence ATGAGTACTCAAAAATTAGCAACAAACGCTTTACATGCCGGACACGATGTAACTACAAATGCAGGAACCAGAGCGGTACCAATTTATCAAACCACATCGTATGTTTTTAATAATTCCGATCATGCGGCCAACCTGTTTTCATTAAAAGAATTAGGGTTTATTTACACCCGATTGAACAACCCCACAAATCAAATATTACAAGAGCGTTTAGCAGCCGTTGAAGGTGGTGTTGGCGCTGTAGTGTTTGCTTCGGGCGCATCGGCCATTTCAACAGGTTTGTTAACCTTGTTAAAAGCTGGCGACCATATTGTAGCCTCCAGTAGTTTGTATGGCGGTACTTTTAACCTGCTGAACGTTACGTTGCCCCGATTGGGAATTACCACAACCTTTGTGGACCCTTCAAATCCGGAGAATTTTGCCGAAGCCGTGCAAGATAATACTCGAGCCTTTTTTGCCGAATCTTTAGGAAATCCGAAATTGGACGTATTGGATTTAGAGGCCATTTCAGAACACTCAAAAGCAGCTGGCGTACCGTTTATTGTAGATAATACCGTGGCAACGCCTGTATTGTTAAATCCATTAAAGCATGGAGCGGATATCGTAATTCACTCATTGACAAAGTATATTGGTGGTCAAGGTACATCTATTGGAGGAGCGATTATTGACGGCGGAACCTTTAATTGGGCAAATGGAAAATTCCCTGAGTTTACAGAACCTTCAGCAGGTTATCACGGTTTAAAATATTATGAAACCTTAGGCGCAGCATCTTATGTTTTTAAATTAATTTTAGAAGGATTAAGAGATTTTGGTGGTGCTTTAAGTCCCACAAACGCCTTTAATATCCTCCAAGGATTGGAAACTTTACCTGTTAGAATTAAACAACATAGCGAAAATGCGCTAGAGCTCGCCAAATGGCTGGAAGCACAAGACGAAGTAGCTTGGGTAAATTACCCGGGGTTAGCGTCGAGTAAATATAAAAAACTAGCCGACAAATATTTGCCAAAAGGCCAAAGCAGTATCGTAACTTTTGGACATAAAGGAGGCTTTGATGCGGCTAAAAAAATAGCCGATAACACCAAATTGTTTTCTATTGTTGCCAATATTGGCGATACCAAATCGCTCATTATTCACCCGGCAAGTACAACGCATCAACAATTGGATGAAGCTGAACAAGCATCGGCGGGAGTATCATCGGATTTAATCAGATTGTCGGTTGGAATCGAGGATATAGACGATTTAAAAGCCGATTTAACAGCAGCTTTTAAAACGGTGTAA
- a CDS encoding 2-isopropylmalate synthase, with the protein MSDNNVQIFDTTLRDGEQVPGCKLNTEQKLIIAEQLDNLGVDIIEAGFPVSSPGDFKSVEEISKIVKHATVCGLTRSVENDIKVAAEALKYAKTPRIHTGIGTSDSHIKHKFKSTQEDIIERAVQAVSYAKSFVEDVEFYAEDAGRTDNEYLARVCEAVIKAGATVLNIPDTTGYCLPHEYGAKIKYLKENVKGIDKAILSCHCHNDLGLATANSIEGVINGARQIECTINGIGERAGNTALEEVVMILKQHPYLNLDTRIQTEMLYGISQLVSDSMGIYTQPNKAIVGANAFAHSSGIHQDGVIKNRETYEIIDPKDVGVTESAIVLTARSGRAALAYRAKNIGYELTKLQLDEIYTNFLDFADKKKEVDDNDIHQIIENSKVYREIISA; encoded by the coding sequence ATGTCTGATAATAACGTCCAAATTTTTGATACAACGCTTCGTGATGGCGAGCAAGTCCCTGGTTGTAAATTAAATACAGAACAAAAATTAATTATAGCCGAACAGCTTGATAATTTAGGTGTTGATATTATTGAAGCCGGTTTTCCGGTATCGAGTCCAGGCGATTTCAAATCGGTTGAAGAAATATCTAAAATTGTAAAACATGCCACCGTTTGCGGCTTAACGCGCTCTGTTGAAAACGATATAAAAGTAGCCGCCGAAGCCTTAAAATATGCCAAAACACCTCGAATCCATACGGGTATTGGCACATCGGATTCCCATATAAAACACAAATTCAAATCAACTCAAGAAGATATAATTGAGCGTGCGGTACAAGCCGTTAGTTATGCTAAGTCTTTTGTTGAAGATGTTGAATTTTATGCCGAAGATGCCGGAAGAACCGATAACGAATATTTAGCTCGTGTGTGCGAGGCTGTAATAAAAGCAGGTGCCACGGTTTTAAACATTCCCGATACTACGGGCTATTGTTTACCCCACGAATACGGTGCTAAAATTAAGTACCTAAAAGAAAACGTAAAAGGTATTGATAAAGCTATTTTATCCTGCCATTGCCATAACGATTTAGGGTTGGCCACAGCAAATTCCATTGAAGGGGTTATTAACGGCGCACGCCAAATAGAGTGTACCATCAACGGTATTGGAGAGCGCGCAGGAAACACCGCTTTAGAAGAGGTTGTTATGATTTTAAAGCAACACCCTTACTTGAATTTAGATACAAGAATTCAAACCGAAATGCTATATGGCATCAGCCAATTGGTATCTGATAGCATGGGTATTTACACGCAACCCAATAAAGCTATTGTTGGTGCCAATGCTTTTGCACACAGTTCGGGAATTCATCAAGATGGTGTGATTAAAAACCGCGAAACATACGAAATTATAGACCCAAAGGATGTTGGCGTAACCGAATCGGCTATTGTGTTAACAGCACGAAGCGGAAGAGCTGCCCTAGCATACCGAGCAAAAAATATAGGCTACGAATTAACGAAGCTTCAGTTAGATGAAATTTACACTAACTTTTTGGATTTTGCCGATAAAAAGAAAGAAGTTGATGATAACGATATTCATCAAATTATTGAAAACAGTAAAGTTTACAGAGAAATTATTTCAGCTTAA
- the leuB gene encoding 3-isopropylmalate dehydrogenase translates to MKLNIAVLPGDGIGPEVTAQAVKVLKAIAMEFGHIFTFNKALVGAAAIEQTGSALPEETISICKKADAILFGAIGSAKYDIDPDAEIRPEHGLLGLRKSLDLYANIRPVIAYEDLLNKSSLKIKQIRDTNILIYRELTGGLYFGEKKLTNDAASDICEYSRFEIERIAHLAFKAAQTRKRKLTLVDKANALATSRLWRKVVQELATQYPDVKLEFLYIDNAAMELIINPRQFDVILTENMFGDILSEEASVIVGTIGLLASASINEKHAMFEPIHGAYGKFANKGVANPIASILSAAMLLEHFGLDQEAALVRKAVDKSLKLHITTPDLNMKYDNISTTKVGDFIEDFINNPEETNLNFKNIHLGQSTII, encoded by the coding sequence ATGAAACTAAATATTGCCGTTTTACCGGGGGATGGTATAGGACCAGAAGTCACCGCGCAAGCCGTTAAGGTTTTAAAGGCTATTGCTATGGAATTTGGTCATATTTTCACATTTAACAAAGCGCTTGTTGGCGCTGCCGCCATAGAGCAAACTGGTAGTGCGCTGCCCGAAGAAACCATTAGCATCTGCAAAAAAGCAGATGCTATTTTATTTGGTGCCATTGGTAGTGCGAAATACGACATAGATCCCGATGCCGAAATACGACCGGAACACGGACTTTTAGGCCTCAGAAAATCACTCGATTTATATGCCAATATCAGACCCGTTATTGCTTATGAAGATTTGCTGAATAAATCCTCATTAAAAATCAAACAAATACGCGATACCAATATTTTAATTTATCGCGAGCTTACAGGCGGGCTTTATTTTGGCGAAAAAAAACTGACCAACGATGCTGCTTCCGATATTTGCGAATACTCTCGTTTTGAAATAGAACGCATTGCACATTTAGCCTTTAAAGCAGCCCAAACACGAAAACGCAAACTTACGCTGGTCGATAAAGCCAATGCATTGGCAACCTCTCGTTTATGGCGCAAAGTGGTTCAGGAATTGGCAACCCAATATCCAGATGTTAAACTGGAATTCTTATATATCGATAACGCTGCCATGGAACTCATTATAAATCCAAGGCAATTTGATGTGATTTTAACCGAAAATATGTTTGGCGATATCTTATCCGAAGAAGCCAGCGTAATTGTTGGCACTATTGGTTTATTGGCCTCGGCCTCTATTAACGAAAAACATGCCATGTTCGAACCCATTCACGGCGCTTACGGTAAATTTGCCAATAAAGGCGTTGCAAACCCCATAGCTTCCATTTTATCTGCGGCCATGTTACTCGAGCATTTCGGATTGGACCAAGAAGCTGCCTTGGTGAGAAAAGCTGTGGATAAATCGTTAAAGCTCCATATTACAACACCGGATTTGAATATGAAATACGATAACATTAGCACCACAAAAGTGGGCGATTTTATTGAAGATTTTATAAACAACCCAGAAGAAACCAATTTAAATTTTAAAAACATACATTTAGGACAATCCACAATTATTTGA
- a CDS encoding sulfatase has protein sequence MKNKKSLLIICFISSMFLLVACQNKQPQKQPNILLICIDDLRPDLKSFGANHIISPNIDKLAKEGVSFQRHYVNSPSCGPSRYTLLTGLYGTPNNNALFLRAKQIAEEKTIAPSMPEWFKKHGYTTVSVGKVSHHPGGRGGANWNDSTIIEMPNTWDKHLMPVGNWQHPRGAMHGLANGEIREKSGEMDVFQSTEGDDNIYPDGAIANAALKELKSLTSENKKPFFLAVGFIKPHLPFGAPKIYYDKYETVDFPEIKHPEKPEGRTTWHSSNEFKQYNRWGKNPNEDADFANEIRRHYAACITYVDAQVGKVLDALRQTGADKNTVVVLWGDHGWHLGEHAIWGKHSLFEASLHAPLIIHDPRIEQAGFKTNAMVETLDVFPTLCDLASIETPGFIEGVSLKNVINKQDAVGHNVLAYNTGAVTLRTDTHRLVLHHDGFVELYDFGIAESETKNVAETHPELVEKLKQELKAKWE, from the coding sequence ATGAAAAACAAAAAATCACTTTTGATTATTTGTTTCATTTCATCCATGTTTTTGTTAGTCGCTTGCCAAAATAAGCAACCCCAAAAACAACCCAACATTCTTTTAATTTGTATTGACGATTTAAGGCCCGATTTAAAAAGTTTTGGAGCAAATCACATCATCTCCCCAAATATTGATAAACTTGCCAAAGAAGGTGTTTCTTTTCAAAGGCATTATGTTAATTCACCAAGTTGCGGGCCATCTCGTTATACCTTATTAACGGGTTTGTACGGCACGCCAAACAACAATGCGCTTTTTTTAAGAGCGAAACAAATAGCTGAAGAAAAAACAATTGCCCCAAGTATGCCTGAGTGGTTTAAAAAACATGGGTACACAACGGTTTCGGTTGGTAAAGTATCACATCACCCGGGAGGTAGGGGTGGTGCTAATTGGAATGATAGTACTATTATTGAGATGCCAAATACCTGGGATAAACATTTAATGCCTGTTGGAAATTGGCAGCATCCACGAGGCGCCATGCATGGGTTGGCAAATGGTGAAATTCGAGAAAAATCCGGTGAGATGGATGTTTTTCAATCCACTGAAGGCGATGACAATATTTACCCTGATGGAGCTATTGCCAATGCTGCTTTAAAGGAATTAAAAAGCTTGACATCAGAAAATAAAAAGCCGTTTTTTCTAGCCGTTGGTTTTATTAAACCACATTTGCCTTTTGGGGCACCCAAGATTTATTATGACAAATATGAAACCGTTGATTTTCCTGAAATAAAACATCCTGAAAAACCTGAAGGACGAACCACCTGGCACAGTTCCAATGAATTTAAGCAATATAACCGATGGGGTAAAAACCCAAATGAAGATGCGGATTTTGCAAACGAAATCCGCCGTCATTACGCTGCTTGTATAACTTACGTCGATGCTCAAGTTGGTAAGGTACTCGACGCACTAAGGCAAACCGGAGCCGATAAAAATACGGTTGTTGTGCTTTGGGGCGACCATGGTTGGCATTTAGGAGAGCATGCCATTTGGGGAAAACACAGTTTGTTTGAAGCGTCGTTACATGCGCCACTAATCATTCACGATCCAAGAATAGAACAAGCAGGTTTTAAAACCAATGCTATGGTTGAAACTCTAGATGTTTTCCCAACTTTATGCGATTTAGCAAGTATTGAAACACCCGGGTTTATTGAAGGTGTTTCGTTAAAAAATGTTATAAATAAACAAGATGCCGTGGGACACAATGTATTGGCTTACAACACGGGAGCTGTAACTTTAAGAACAGACACGCACCGTTTAGTGTTACACCATGATGGTTTTGTAGAATTGTATGATTTTGGAATTGCTGAAAGCGAAACTAAAAATGTAGCCGAGACACATCCTGAATTGGTGGAAAAGTTAAAACAGGAGCTTAAAGCGAAATGGGAGTAA